ttaatgtataaatatgtatgccgtaaaatagaattatagtattgaataattttcttatttaaaaaattgtgacttcataaataattattacacaaaGTTTCTTTTGTCGTACAGTAAcgttaaaatgttttataaacaTAACCTTCAAAGGCTAGCTGATATCGATAATACGTATTGGatgatttaattaaatgaatgtgtttaaaaaataaaattttatcataaGAAGTGAAATGTAAAGCAGGTAAAatgatttaaattatatttattatttatgtagacGGAAATAGATTAATTCCCgtatatgtacaatataatatttttgtattggttctaaaatttgtattcaaaGTATTCTCTTGAATCATTTTCATTAgttatgttataatatttatgtaactttTCATTTTATCTCAGTTTTTAGTAAAAGATTTTTAATATACGATATATATGAAATAGATATACgatttaattatattgaaatCAAAACGTTATTCTTTGGTcaatatatttctttaaatttttacaggCACATTCATAAAATGGGTGAATTAAACGTATGTTTTCAAATAGACACAGATAATCGTGAAAATTTTCCATCTGCGATtacatttcaaacatttaaaaacCAACGAGACAAATTTTATGAGATATTTAGAATATGGGAAGAGAATCACTTGGTACCAGGGTGGACATTTCAAATAGCTTTGGGAAGTAAAATACGAACTATGCTGACACtgcacaatgatgcaattaatTATTACCACTTTGCCCGATTATTTAAATCACAACTTTTAATTTCATGTGTACAAAACAGGCAACAAGTAGGTTTAAACATTAGcattatatatttaagaatCGTGTATTCTTTTACTTCCAGTTTTTTTAAAAACGTTTAATACTTTTAGGCAGAAATAGACGATGAAAATATAAGTTTTCTGAAAACTTTGAAATGTGTTAATCCTAAAAAGTTGGATCAACTACAAAAACGATTAGTAACGCCGCAACCTTCCAAAAATCAAGTGACAGGGCCATCTTTTCCAGGAGTACAAGAATTCTTCAAGGATTTTATATTATTCGCTTTCAATCCAGTTTTTTATGttcatttggaaaattgtttGGTTcatgaaattatggaattgaatgATACTCAATTCAACAGTAGCGAAATAGAAGACTCAGGTATTAATACGTATTAAGAAACTGAAATAATATTGTAAGTTTTACATGTTTtgtgtataattgtataatcaTTTATTTTGTTCAAAACAGACACAACAGTCGACGAGCAAACTcaacaaaatttcattacttGTTTATCTAGTTTACAACTTCTTGCAAAAGTATTGGGTCTTCTTGTATCATTGCCGTACAGATCAGAATCGAATAATTTTAAGGAGTTAGTGGCAACTCAAGTAGAAGTAAGAAGTAAAGTAAGTAACTCAAATCAAGAAGTTTTGTCTTTAATAAACAAGTTCAACACGATGCGTTCTATTTAGGTTTTACCAACAGTAAATTTACACCTCTGTCTTCATAATGCAATAACATGTGGAAAGTTGTCATTAACTGTACCTTGGATAGCAAAATACTTGGCTATGTTGGATGCGGTATCTCTTCGATTACCATATTATAAGCAAATCTTAgaacttttatattatatttataaggcTGTAAATCAGTCTGATTTTTTGGCACCTGATAGTCCTATCTCTCAACAAACAGCAATTCTTCTAAAATCAACTTTAGGCTGGTTatttgaattatcaaattttccaaaggaTTTGTATCCTTCTTGGCAGAAGACGTATAAAGTTAAGGAATTGCAAAGTCTCAAACAGTTTGACAAACACTATGCACAAAAGAATATGTTGTCTGGAGAGCCCATAGTATCTGTTACTTCTGCTAAATATAACTTAGACAAATTAgatattattaatgaaaagaCGCTACGAATATGCTGCCCTTCGGCCGCTTTAAATGCACCTGTAATGAATTCTAacgcaaatttaaataattgcaattcAAATAAACACATTACACCAGTTTCTAGTCAACTTCACAAATCTGTCCGAGGGGCAGGTGTAAAGCATTTAGAGGTAAGTTTATTGATTTTACTTTCTTCTCCCGATGAaaagtattataattttgaCACGTGAACAGTTGCAATTAGAAGAAGCTTTCTTTCATGGGCAACCAGCATCTACTCGCAAAACGGTTGACTTTGTGTCTGAACGGGTTGCTTCTGCTTGCGTGAAGCATATATGCAACACATTATTAATGTCTTCTAGAGAAACGAACTTAAATAACTTTCGAAAGATTTTGAAAAAGAAGCAAAGCGAAAGGCAATGGGAAAAATTAGAAGAATCGTTACTCAATGATGCAATGGATTTCAaggtaaatttgtcaatttcataAAGAAACCGtgtcaataaaataaataatgcaaacaaaaaataaattttctaaggCATACATAATAAATGACATGAATATATTGGCTACAAATATGTCTAAAGAATTGAAGGAGCAATGTGAAATATCTATACCGACAATTTGTGAAACACGTGTAACTAAAGCCATAGAATCTCTTTTGGCTGAAGATTCTTTAAGCCCTGTGAAAGAAATGTGCGTTAAAATTGCTACAAGATTAGCCACCGAACGAATACATCAGTGGATACAATCCCATATAGTGGGTGGCTCATTGTTCATAAAAGACATGGAAGTCGAATTAAACAGATTCTTGAAAAACAATATACCATTGCATCCTTTCCAAGAAAAGAAACACAATCCAAATGCAATCAGTCCAACGA
Above is a window of Megachile rotundata isolate GNS110a chromosome 1, iyMegRotu1, whole genome shotgun sequence DNA encoding:
- the dlt gene encoding codanin-1 like protein dlt; the protein is MGELNVCFQIDTDNRENFPSAITFQTFKNQRDKFYEIFRIWEENHLVPGWTFQIALGSKIRTMLTLHNDAINYYHFARLFKSQLLISCVQNRQQAEIDDENISFLKTLKCVNPKKLDQLQKRLVTPQPSKNQVTGPSFPGVQEFFKDFILFAFNPVFYVHLENCLVHEIMELNDTQFNSSEIEDSDTTVDEQTQQNFITCLSSLQLLAKVLGLLVSLPYRSESNNFKELVATQVEVRSKVLPTVNLHLCLHNAITCGKLSLTVPWIAKYLAMLDAVSLRLPYYKQILELLYYIYKAVNQSDFLAPDSPISQQTAILLKSTLGWLFELSNFPKDLYPSWQKTYKVKELQSLKQFDKHYAQKNMLSGEPIVSVTSAKYNLDKLDIINEKTLRICCPSAALNAPVMNSNANLNNCNSNKHITPVSSQLHKSVRGAGVKHLELQLEEAFFHGQPASTRKTVDFVSERVASACVKHICNTLLMSSRETNLNNFRKILKKKQSERQWEKLEESLLNDAMDFKAYIINDMNILATNMSKELKEQCEISIPTICETRVTKAIESLLAEDSLSPVKEMCVKIATRLATERIHQWIQSHIVGGSLFIKDMEVELNRFLKNNIPLHPFQEKKHNPNAISPTNITDDIRELMWDILDNGGKSLTITSVSTVLDNLYQSLNERADLVVGPEKILYSLSTDFALFLVAYRSDLFTQKVQKKFIRVWTMERWKAMELDSPMHRVFSSRNIMLLAQPENEEIWPFFGKFIRKLIEKNVLDIDSFSDQCVALFRQDWPMSIMKHLSKCLTEVISGFKASDETTEKVKYLLGWIAETYNEIEFCNDYSSLD